In Diorhabda carinulata isolate Delta chromosome 6, icDioCari1.1, whole genome shotgun sequence, a single genomic region encodes these proteins:
- the LOC130895941 gene encoding uncharacterized protein LOC130895941: MPKQFRDENSNESGPSDGEKPLKKARFVWQLKGKHHLKESVETNTVDNEEKNQDEQLSETDEQNIDLVGNEATSSNSHKSGCNCCCLQSLLEKTSDDINNELDKISNDINFTMGCPDSKNQEYYLHKWQARQIARGFVDNTVNSLLETWCNSSVQSDEDDHYPNDGQVEQDAILMAIQSHGLQSSSLHLRPTTSSSNHERNLIDEFTNDNAENERNKEEEAEVYTAEGNSSSNASIPINEESLGMEETMDFLNAAVSVAIQKKGLSYGY, encoded by the coding sequence ATGCCTAAACAGTTCCGCGATGAGAATTCCAACGAAAGTGGCCCAAGCGATGGAGAAAAACCACTTAAAAAAGCTAGATTCGTGTGGCAACTTAAAGGAAAACATCACCTAAAAGAATCCGTCGAAACCAATacagttgataacgaagaaaaaaatcaagacgaACAATTAAGTGAAACTGATGAACAAAATATCGATTTAGTAGGAAATGAAGCGACGAGTAGTAATTCGCATAAATCAGGATGTAACTGCTGTTGTTTACAATcgttattagaaaaaacttcGGATGATATCAATAATGAATTAGATAAGATTTCGAATGATATCAATTTTACAATGGGATGCCCGGATTCTAAGAATCAAGAATATTATTTACACAAATGGCAAGCTAGACAAATAGCAAGAGGTTTTGTTGATAATACTGTTAATAGTCTACTGGAAACTTGGTGTAATTCGTCGGTACAATCAGATGAAGACGATCACTACCCGAACGATGGACAAGTAGAACAGGACGCCATTTTAATGGCGATACAATCTCATGGTTTACAGTCTTCCAGTTTGCATCTACGACCAACAACTTCCTCTTCTAATCATGAAAGAAACTTAATCGATGAATTTACGAATGATAATGCAGAAAATGAACGTAATAAGGAAGAGGAAGCCGAAGTTTATACAGCGGAAGGTAATAGTAGTTCAAACGCTTCTATTCCCATAAATGAAGAGAGTTTAGGTATGGAAGAAACTATGGATTTTTTAAATGCAGCTGTATCTGTGGCTATTCAGAAGAAAGGTTTATCCTATGGATATTGA
- the LOC130895942 gene encoding ejaculatory bulb-specific protein 3-like yields the protein MHTFQLGMMFLIFLVTLATVSAATTTQRPSISDEALEASLKDKRYLLRQLKCAIGEAPCDAVGRRLKSLAPLVLQGSCSQCTPQEQRQIRKVLGYMQVNFPKEWNKIIKQYSG from the exons ATGCACACATTTCAG cTGGGTATGATGTTTTTGATATTCCTCGTAACATTGGCTACCGTATCAGCGGCTACTACAACTCAAAGACCTTCCATCTCGGATGAAGCCTTAGAAGCATCTCTAAAAGACAAAAGATACCTACTGAGGCAATTAAAATGTGCTATTGGAGAAGCCCCTTGTGATGCCGTTGGTCGTAGATTAAAAA gttTGGCACCGTTAGTTTTGCAGGGTTCGTGTTCTCAATGTACACCTCAGGAACAACGACAAATTAGAAAAGTTTTAGGATATATGCAAGTTAATTTCCCGAAagaatggaataaaattatcaaacaatATTCTGGGTAG
- the LOC130895794 gene encoding uncharacterized protein LOC130895794, translating into MLKLVVLSAFVAFVATKPSGLLVQNPVVQTYGAPLVAGIPSAVSHSYRSDLISHPLVASHAIVETPVVENVVATAVPSAVSHTYRKDVINKPVVAAVSTPVVENVAAKIATPIVDVVPSAVSHTYRKDVINEPVVAAVSTPVVENVAAKVATPIVDVVPSEVSIAKVAAPVVSDVVAPSAVSHSFRSDFINNQVVADYYTPTVVAKHIAAPSLYYSGNFPNVYVW; encoded by the coding sequence ATGTTAAAATTGGTGGTGTTGTCTGCTTTCGTAGCCTTCGTCGCAACCAAACCGAGTGGGTTATTGGTACAAAATCCTGTTGTGCAGACTTACGGCGCTCCTCTCGTAGCTGGAATTCCTTCAGCGGTGAGTCACAGCTACAGAAGCGATTTGATCAGTCATCCTCTAGTGGCATCACACGCTATTGTCGAAACTCCAGTTGTTGAAAATGTTGTTGCCACCGCAGTACCATCAGCAGTCAGTCATACGTACAGAAAAGACGTAATCAACAAACCAGTTGTAGCTGCTGTCAGTACTCCCGTTGTTGAAAACGTTGCAGCTAAAATTGCGACACCAATCGTGGATGTAGTACCATCAGCAGTCAGTCATACGTACAGAAAAGACGTAATCAACGAACCAGTTGTAGCTGCTGTCAGTACTCCCGTTGTTGAAAACGTTGCAGCTAAAGTTGCGACACCAATCGTGGATGTAGTACCATCTGAAGTAAGTATTGCTAAAGTAGCTGCTCCAGTAGTATCTGATGTGGTTGCTCCATCTGCGGTTAGTCACAGTTTCAGAAGTGATTTTATCAATAACCAAGTTGTAGCTGATTATTATACACCTACTGTAGTTGCTAAACATATAGCTGCTCCATCTTTGTACTACTCTGGAAACTTTCCAAATGTTTATGTTTGGTAG
- the LOC130895796 gene encoding pupal cuticle protein G1A-like, whose amino-acid sequence MFKLVVLSALLALAVAKPSGVWVENPVVETYSAPVVAAVPSAVSHTYRKDVISEPAVVAYSAPVVQKYVATAPVVAAPVVQKYVATAPVVQKYVAAPIAVPAALSHSYRSDIVSKPVIATYAAPWAYGHGCFCQSVLLLTTQTYFTKMFKLVVLSALLALTVAKPSGVWLGNPVVETYSAPVVAAVPSAVSHTYRKDVISEPAVVAYSTPVVQKYVATAPVVAAPVVQKYVAAPVAVPAAVSHSYRSDIVSKPVVAAYAAPWSYGYGW is encoded by the exons atgttcaaattggtGGTGTTGTCTGCTCTATTAGCTCTCGCTGTCGCTAAACCAAGCGGAGTGTGGGTGGAAAATCCAGTAGTGGAAACTTACAGCGCACCAGTAGTAGCTGCAGTACCTTCCGCTGTAAGTCACACCTACAGAAAGGACGTCATCAGTGAACCAGCAGTCGTTGCTTATTCAGCACCAGTTGTTCAAAAGTATGTAGCCACAGCTCCTGTTGTCGCCGCCCCCGTTGTTCAGAAATACGTAGCTACTGCTCCGGTTGTTCAAAAATATGTCGCTGCACCTATTGCCGTTCCTGCTGCACTTAGTCACAGTTATAGAAGTGACATCGTCAGTAAACCAGTTATTGCAACTTACGCCGCTCCATGGGCGTACGGACACGGAtg TTTCTGTCAGTCAGTTCTACTACTAACAACACAGAcctattttacaaaaatgttcaaattggtGGTGTTGTCTGCTCTTTTAGCTCTTACTGTCGCTAAACCAAGCGGAGTATGGTTAGGGAATCCAGTAGTGGAAACTTACAGCGCACCAGTAGTAGCTGCAGTACCTTCCGCTGTAAGTCACACCTACAGAAAGGACGTCATCAGTGAACCAGCAGTCGTTGCTTATTCAACACCAGTTGTTCAAAAGTATGTAGCCACAGCTCCTGTTGTCGCCGCCCCCGTTGTTCAGAAATACGTTGCTGCTCCAGTTGCCGTTCCTGCTGCGGTAAGTCACAGCTACAGGAGTGACATAGTGAGCAAACCAGTTGTTGCTGCTTATGCTGCTCCTTGGTCTTATGGATATGGCTGGTGA